Sequence from the Corallococcus sp. EGB genome:
ACCTGCTCCGCCACCGCCCGGGCCGAGCGCCGTCCGTCGCACAGCGCCCAGATGCGCGCCGCCGTCGGGTTGAGCCCGCGCAGCGTGCGCCCCTCCGCGTCCAGCACCAGGAAGTCCGCGCCGAAGCCCTCCCCCGAGGTCCCCACACGCCGCCTGGGCACGCTGTCCGCCGGAAAGCTCATGCGCGGCCCGCCCTCCCCAGCCACGCGGCCACCTGGCGCTTCAGCGTCGCGCGCCAGCGGCCCAGCCTCCGCGGCCCCACGTCCCAGCAGTCCATCTCCAGCAGCGCCCCGCCCCGGCGCACACGCCGCGCACGCCCCAGGATACGAACGAGCGGCAGCGGCGGATCTTCGGCGCCGCCGTTGTCCCCACGCAGCGCGCAGACCTGCCCGTCACACCAACGCACCCGGTGCAGCACCAGCGAGGAGTCGAAGCGCGCCAGCACCACCTCGCCCGGGCGCGGCGGCTCCATCAGCGGCTCCACCTCCGCCACGTCCCCCGCGCGCAACGACGGCCACATGCTGTCCCCGGCCACGGGGATCCAGCGGAGGCCTTCGATCACGGAGCCGGGTTGGGGAGCGCTCGCCATGGAGCATGCAATGTACCCTACACTCTCAGGCTCTGCGAATCCCTGAAGACTCAATCCCCCAGCAATTGCCAGGACTTACGGCACTTAACACCTTTACTCCGGGATTTTCAGGGAAGACAGGCCGCCCCCCGCCCCTCCGGCCGGGCGCGTCATGCCGGAGGGGAGGATGGGATCAAGCCGTGGGCGCGGCGGCCGGAGCCTCCGGCTGGGCCCGCACGGTGGCGGTGACGCTGTCCAGGGCCACCGGGATGGGTTCGCCGCCGGCCATGGGCTTGAGCTTCGCCTGGCCGGTGGTGCGCTCCTGTTCGCCCAGCACCAGCGTGAAGCGGGCGCCGGACTTGTCCGCGCGCTTCATCTGGCTCTTGAGGCTGCCGCCGCGCGTGTCGAAGTCCACCTTCAGGCCCTCGCGGCGCAGGCGGCTGGCCAGCTTGAGCCCCTCGTCCTGAGAGCCCTCGTCGGCCACGGCGATGAACAGGTCCGGCCGTTGGGTGAAGGACTTGCCGGCGGACTTGAGCAGCAGCACCAGCCGGTCCAGCCCCATGGCGAAGCCCACCGCGGGCACGTCCGGGCCGCCCAGGCCCTTCATCATCTTGTCGTAGCGCCCGCCGCCGCACACGGTGCTGGCGGTGCCCAGCGCGGGGTCCGCGGCGATGAACTCGAAGACGGTCCGCGTGTAGTAGTCCAGGCCGCGCACCAGCCGGTGGTTCACCGCGTAGCGGATGCCTAGCACGCCCAGCTTGCGCTGCAGGTCGCTGAAGTGCGCGCGGCACGGCTCGCACAGGAACTCCTGCACGTTGGGTCCCGCCGCGGCCACCGCCTGGCACTTCTCGTTCTTGCAGTCGAGCACGCGCAGCGGGTTGCGCTCCAGTCGCTGCTGACAGTCCGCGCACAGCTCGTCTCGGTGCGCCTTGAGGTACTCCACCAGCTTCGCGTGGTAGGCGGGCCGGCAGTTGTCGTCGCCCAGCGAGTTGATGTTCAGGGTGACGTCCTGGAGGCCCAGGGCTTCCAGGAACTGCACCACCATGTCCATCAGCTCCACATCCTGCGCGGCCTCCTTCGCGCCGTAGGCCTCCGCGCCAATCTGGTAGAACTGACGGTAGCGGCCCGTCTTCATCCGCTCGTAGCGGAACATGGGCCCCGTGTAGAACCAGCGCGTCACCGGCTCCTGGTTGTTCACCGAGTGCTCGATGTACGCGCGCGCCGCGGGCGCGGTGCCCTCCGGACGCAGGGACAGGCTGCGGCCGCCCTTGTCCTCGAAGGTGTACATTTCCTTGCCGACGATGTCCGTCTCCTCGCCCACGCTGCGCACGAAGAGGGCGGTGTCCTCCACCATCGGCGTGCGCACCTCGCCGTAGCCGAAGCGGCCGAACAGCGTGCGCGCGGTCGACTCGACGAACTGCCAGACCTCGATGTCGCCCGGCAGAAGGTCGTTCATCCCCTTCACGCCGTTGATCTTCTGGCTCACGTGATGACTCCGATACGCGTGCCCATGCGCACCACCGCTTCCGCCTGGAGGCTGTCGTCCCAGCGCACGCGGCCGGGCTCGAAGCAGAGGATGACCGTGGAGCCCATCTCGAAGCGGCCCAGCTCGCCGCCCTTCTCCACCGGGATGGCCGTGCCGTACTGGTGCACCTTGCCGGGCTGGCCGAGGTGCGTGGTGATGTCCTCGTACGACGCCTTGATGCGCGACACGCAGGTGGCGCCCACCTTCACCACCGCCACCTTGCCGGCCGCGGTGTCCAGGTACGTCACCAGCCGCTCGTTCACGCAGAACAGCGACTGCTTGTTCTTCACCGACGCGGGGTTCACCGGCCAGAACTCACCCGGGATGTACGCGTACCCGGTGATGGTGCCGCCCAGCGGCGCGTGGATGCGGTGGTAGTCGCGCGGCGACAGGTACAGCGTCGTCCAGGCGCCGCCGTGGAAGGGCTTCGCCGCCTGGGAGTCCCCCAGCAGCTCGTCCACCGTGTACTCGATGCCCTTCGCCTGCAGGCAGCGCCCGTTGTCCGCGTAGCCCACCTGGGACACCCGGCCGTCCACCGGGGACACGACGACCTTCTCACCCGCGTCCACCGGGCGCAGGCCCGGCTTCAGGCCGCGGGTGAAGAACTGGGCGAAGGTCGGGTACTTCTCGAAGGAGTGCTCCGCCTCCTCCATGTCCACGTTGTACGCCTTGGCGAAGGCGCGCATGGCCCAGTGGTGCACCGGCGCGGGCGCGGGCAGGCGCGTGGCCAGGCCCACCGCGGAGGACACCGCCGACTTGGGCAGCACGCGCATCAACTTCATGAAGGTCTGTTCGTTCATCGAAGGTCGTCAGCTCGTAAAGAGAGAGGTTCAACGCCCGCCATCGTCCGCGGGCACCGTGCCGCCGTCCTCATAACGGCGCACGGTCCGCATGGCGCTCTTGGGTAACAGCGCCAGCACACGGCCGTCTTCAATCACCAGGACGCTGTCCCGGTGGCTGGGATATCCCAGCTGGCAGGACGCCCGGTCGCTCAGCTGCCAGGTGTCCCGCATCCCCCGCCCCTCCACCGTGACCGGCGTGGAGCGGGTGAAGCAACCCTCGAAGCCCGCCACCAGCTCGGAGGCCGGGGTGCCCATCTGGGGCCCGGCAACCACCCCGGCATCCCCCAGCCCGGCGTCCGCCGGCTCCGCCGCCTCGGGCTCCGGCGGGCGGGGAATGTTCGTCTGCGAGGGGTCCATGGTGGGCAGCGTGCGGGCGCTGGCCACCGCGCGGCGCTGCTCCTCCCGCGCCGCCTGCATGCGCGTGCGGCCCTCCTGGATGCGCTGGAGCAGCGACTGGGACGCGGCGGCGTCCACGCTGTCCGCGGGCACGCGCTGCAGCTGCGCTTCAATCTCCCCGATGGAGGGGTCCAGGTACGCCTCATCCAGCTTCTGGGCGTACAGCGCCGTCCACCGGCGGCTGGCCTGCTCGAACTCGGGCGAGGGCGGCGCGGGGGAGCGGCTGCACCCGGCGACGAAGAGCAGGGCTGCGAGACCAAGGCCCATGAAGGGCCGCTTCGGACGGAGGACCTGGGGGCGCACGGCCCCGGTTTATGCCACCTTCCGTCCGGACGCGCCCTTTTTCCGCACCGGGCGCGCCCTTGCGACTACACGCCCAGGAACAGCCGCTTGCCGAAGTTGAGCGCCAGGTCCGCGTCGAAGATCTTCTGCGCGGAGGTCTCGATGTCGTACTCCACGCGCAGGTACTCCACCGTGCGCGCGTCCGTGTCGCAGATGACGAAGCAGGCCCGGTTGTCGTAGTCGCGCGGCTGCCCCACGCTCCCCACGGACACGATGTACTTGTAGCCCTTGCGCAGCACGAACTTCTGGGCCACCACGTCGTTCACCTCGCCGTTGCCAATGGCGAACGCGCGGCACAGGTGGCTGTGGCCAATGAACGTGACCTCCGGAAGCTCCGCCACGTAAGGCGTCAGCTCCCGCGCCTGCTCCAGCGCGAAGATGTACTCGTACGCCTTCGGGTCGATGGGAGACCCGTGGCAGAAGCCCACCTCGCCGATGCGGTACGTGTACGGGAGGCTGCGCAGCCAGGCCAGGTTCTCATCGGAGATGACGTTGGCGCTCCAGTCGAGCGCGTGCCGGGCGGCGTCGTAGTAGTACGAGTAGTCCATCCGCCCCGCCACCGCGGCGTCGTGGTTGCCCAGCAGCGTGATCTCCGCCACCGAGCGCACCAGGTCGCAGCAAGGGTTGGGAGACGCCCCGTACCCGACGATGTCCCCCAGCGACACGAAGCGGTCCACCTTCTGGTGCTCCGCCACCCTCAGCACCTCCGTGAGGGCCTCGATGTTGGAGTGGATGTCGGAGATGACGGCGATGCGCATGGGAGCCCTATAGGGGGAGCAGCTGCTGCTGGGAGATGATGCGCCGCAGACTCGTCAGTGCGTCCGCGTCCAACGCTTCGAATCTCAGGCCCATGCCCGGGGGGCGGCCCGCGGGCTGCTCATCCTGCCGCAACCAGACGACCGTGGCCTGTGCCTGCAACTGCGTGTCCGTCGCCTGCTGGGTGAGCCGCACCTGCGTCCGCGTCCCCGCCGCCAGCGGGGTGCTCGTCCTGACGAAGAGGCCCCCCTCGCTCAGGTTGGCGATGCGTGCATACAGGGTCACGTTCTCACCCTCGCACCAGCAGCGCAGGTGGGTGCCGACCCGCGCGTGCTTTCGATTTTCGCTCAACCCGGGGACCTCCCGACGTGGTCTCTGCTCATCCACGCCGGCGCTGAAAAAGGACGTCCGCACCGGATTTATTCATCCACTGCGTCCGCGCGAGCCTAGGGAGGGTGGGCGAGGCCCGTCAAGTTCCACACCGGGCCTCCGTCCCCTGGCTACGCTCCCCTACCCGCCCAGCGGGCCCAGGTCGTCGAAGTGGGTGAGCTTCTTGAACTCGGCGAAGCGGGCGTGGATCTCCGGGCGCTGCACCTCGCGCAGGCGCTCCAGGCTGAACTTCTCCACGGTGAAGGAGGCCATCACGCTGCCCATGACCATGGCCTTGCGCAGCACCTGCTGATCCACCTTGCCGCCGCCGGAGCTGGCCAGGGTGCCCATGAAGCCGCCGGCGAAGGTGTCACCCGCGCCGGTGGGATCGAACACCTCGGAGAGGGGGAAGGCCGGGCAGGCGAAGATGTGGTCCTGGTCGAAGAGGAGCGCGCCGTGCTCGCCGCGCTTGATGACCACGCGGGTGGGGCCCATGGCCAGGATGGCGCGGGCGGCCTTCACGACGTTGTGCTCGCCGGACAGCTGGCGCGCCTCCGCGTCGTTGATGAAGAGCAGGTTCACGCGCTGGAGCGTCTTGAGCAGCGCGGGGCGGCTGCCCTGGATCCAGAAGTTCATCGTGTCCGCGGCCACCAGCTTGGGCGCCTTCACCTGGTCCAGCACGCGCGACTGGAGTTCCGGGTGGATGTTGCCCAGGAAGACGTAGGGCGTCTCGCGGTAGGCGGCGGGCAGGTTGGGCGAAAAGGACTCGAAGACGTTGAGCTGGGTGTCCAGCGTCTGCGCCTCGTTGAGCTCCCAGCCGTACTTGCCCTTCCAGCGGAAGGTGCGGCCGGCCTCACGAGTGAGCCCCTCCAGGTCGATGCCGCGCCCGCGCAGGAACTGCAGGTGCGCCTCCGGGAAATCCTCGCCAATCACCGCCACCAACTGCACGGGGCTGAAGAAGGACGCGGAGGTGGAGAAGTAGGTGGCCGAGCCACCCAGCACGTCCTCCTTCTTGCCGAAGGGCGTTTCCAGCGAGTCCAGCGCGATTGAACCGACGACGAGAAGAGACATGGAGGCTTCTTCCTGGGGGTGACCCGGCGCCAACGGCAGGCGTCAGGGCACGGCGCATTCCAGGGGAAACCCCGTGCCCGTGCCGGGTACGACACCTTCCCGGCAACGTCAAGGGGACAACGGTCTAGAGGCTCGGGATGCCCGTGGTGGAGATGAGCGCCTTCAGGTCGTCGTCGGTGAAGAAGAAGCCCGCGCCGAAGAAGTAGTCGCGGCCGGCGAGGAGGCGCCGGGTGGTCGCGTCACGCTGCCGGGCGTTGAGGATGTCGTCCATGCCCGCCATGACGAACAGGTGGTCGAACGCATTGGCCCGCAGGGTGGCGCGCAAGCGGGGGTAGCGCAGCTCGTCCGCGGTGAAGTTGAACGCGTCCAGCTTCAGCATGAGCGCGTCATTGAAGAAGTGCAGGTCCGCGCCCACGCCGCCCGTGGACTCGATGAGGCCCACGCGCAGGGTGGTGAAGTAGTAGCGCTTGGCGAACTGGAGGCTGAGCTTGAAGGAGTCCTTGGTCACCTTCTGCGTCTGGATGACCGGGTCCCCTTCGGACGGCGGGTTGGTCTGCACCACCTGCGTGCTGACGGAGCCGCGGGGGTCGTCGATGAGCTCCAGCAGGTAGTACTTGTCCGGCTTGGGGATGAGCTTCAGCGACAGGCCGTTCTTCGCCGCGCCCTGCGCCACCAGGTAGCTGCTGAACAGGGTCACCTCCGTCTGGAGGGTGCTCAGGCGGGTGGCGTACTCGCTCACGTCGGTGACGGCCTCGGTCAAGCGCTGGCCCAGCTGCTCGTCGGTGAGCAGCGCGCCCGCGGCGCCCTCGCCGTTCTTCACCTTGGTGGTGATCTCCTCCAGGTTGGCAAGCGTGCTGTCCAGCCGCCCCAACGTCTGCTTGAGGCTGGAGACGCTCTCCTTGAACTCCCCTTCCCCGCTGCCCACGATGTTCTTGACGGTGCCCAGCACCTCGCGGACGTCCTGGGTGATGCGCTCCACGTTGGTGACGATGCGCGTCACCTCCGCGCCGTTGCCCTGGGTGATGGCGCGCACGTCGGAGGACACGCCCTCCACGTTCGCCATGATGGTGTCCAGGCGGTCCGTGTTGCGGCGCACCGTCGCGTCCACCGAGTCCGACAGCCGGACCAGGTTCTCCACGATGCGCTCCAGGCTGCCGGCGCCCTTCTCACCGCCCAGCACCTCGCGCAGCGCGCCCGTCACCTGCTGGATGTCGGAGGTGATCTGCGACAGGGACTCGAAGACGGCCTCCACGCCCTGCGTGTCGACGACGCGGCGGATCTGCCCGCCGTTCTCCAGCTCGGGCGCCTGCTCCGTGCCGGGGTTCAGGTCCAGCAGGTAGTCGCCCAGCAGCGACTCCGAGCGCTTGGTGACCGCGGCGTCCTGACGCAGGTCCACGCCCTTGCGGATCTTCAGCCAGACCTTCGCGCGGGTGCCCTCCAGGCTGATGTCGCTGATCTCTCCGACGGGGATGCCGGCGATCTGCACCCGGCCGCGCACCGCCAGGCCGGACGCATCCCGGAAGTAGGCCCACACCTGGGTGGAGTCACGGTCACTCAGCCCGCCCTTCTTGGCGAACAGGACGAACGTGATGAGGAATGCTCCGGCGGCGAGGACCAGCAGGCCAACACGGAAAGGCGTGACGAGCTTCTTCACCTGATGTGACTCCGAGCGCTACCACCGGCCGCGCGCGACTCTAACGATTTGCATGCCGGGTGCCAGCTTTTCATGCACGGCTGGAATCCATACGGGGGCGGATTCCCTCCCCTCCGGTCCTAATTCTTGCCGAACCACGTCTGGAGGAAGACCTGGACGGCCGGATGCGTCGATGCGCGCAGCTGCTCCGGCGGGCCGTGCTCCACGATGACGCCCTTGGACAGGAAGGCGATCTGGTTGGCCACGTTGAAGGCGGACGCGATGTCGTGGCTGATGACCACGCTGGTGACGCCCAGCTCCTTCTGCGCGGTGAGGATCATGTCATCCACGGAGTCCGTGGTGATGGGGTCCAGGCCGGTGGTGGGCTCGTCGTAGAGGACGACCTTGGGGTCGAGCACCACGGCGCGCGCCAGGCCCACGCGCTTCCTCATGCCGCCGGACAGGTCCGCGGGGAAGCGGTCCTCCACCGTGCGCTTGAGCCCCATGAGGTCCAGGCGCTTCCTCACCTGCTCCCGGATGGCGTCCTCGGACAGGTGGGTGTGCTGGCGCAGCGGGAAGGCGACGTTCTCGAACACCGTCATGGAGTCGAAGAGCGCGGCGGCCTGGAACACCATGCCGAAGCTGCGGCGCACCTGCTGCAGCCCCTCCACGCTCATGGGGACGATGTCCTGCCCGTCGATGATGACCTGGCCGCTGTCCGGCTTGAGAAGGCCGATCATGTGCTTCAT
This genomic interval carries:
- a CDS encoding PqqD family protein; protein product: MSFPADSVPRRRVGTSGEGFGADFLVLDAEGRTLRGLNPTAARIWALCDGRRSARAVAEQVASEFSTDVGPVLTDTLRFLGELQRKGLLDEVRAPAGAAPLEDS
- a CDS encoding S24/S26 family peptidase, whose translation is MASAPQPGSVIEGLRWIPVAGDSMWPSLRAGDVAEVEPLMEPPRPGEVVLARFDSSLVLHRVRWCDGQVCALRGDNGGAEDPPLPLVRILGRARRVRRGGALLEMDCWDVGPRRLGRWRATLKRQVAAWLGRAGRA
- the hisS gene encoding histidine--tRNA ligase; translation: MNDLLPGDIEVWQFVESTARTLFGRFGYGEVRTPMVEDTALFVRSVGEETDIVGKEMYTFEDKGGRSLSLRPEGTAPAARAYIEHSVNNQEPVTRWFYTGPMFRYERMKTGRYRQFYQIGAEAYGAKEAAQDVELMDMVVQFLEALGLQDVTLNINSLGDDNCRPAYHAKLVEYLKAHRDELCADCQQRLERNPLRVLDCKNEKCQAVAAAGPNVQEFLCEPCRAHFSDLQRKLGVLGIRYAVNHRLVRGLDYYTRTVFEFIAADPALGTASTVCGGGRYDKMMKGLGGPDVPAVGFAMGLDRLVLLLKSAGKSFTQRPDLFIAVADEGSQDEGLKLASRLRREGLKVDFDTRGGSLKSQMKRADKSGARFTLVLGEQERTTGQAKLKPMAGGEPIPVALDSVTATVRAQPEAPAAAPTA
- the asd gene encoding archaetidylserine decarboxylase (Phosphatidylserine decarboxylase is synthesized as a single chain precursor. Generation of the pyruvoyl active site from a Ser is coupled to cleavage of a Gly-Ser bond between the larger (beta) and smaller (alpha chains). It is an integral membrane protein.), with protein sequence MNEQTFMKLMRVLPKSAVSSAVGLATRLPAPAPVHHWAMRAFAKAYNVDMEEAEHSFEKYPTFAQFFTRGLKPGLRPVDAGEKVVVSPVDGRVSQVGYADNGRCLQAKGIEYTVDELLGDSQAAKPFHGGAWTTLYLSPRDYHRIHAPLGGTITGYAYIPGEFWPVNPASVKNKQSLFCVNERLVTYLDTAAGKVAVVKVGATCVSRIKASYEDITTHLGQPGKVHQYGTAIPVEKGGELGRFEMGSTVILCFEPGRVRWDDSLQAEAVVRMGTRIGVIT
- a CDS encoding metallophosphoesterase, translated to MRIAVISDIHSNIEALTEVLRVAEHQKVDRFVSLGDIVGYGASPNPCCDLVRSVAEITLLGNHDAAVAGRMDYSYYYDAARHALDWSANVISDENLAWLRSLPYTYRIGEVGFCHGSPIDPKAYEYIFALEQARELTPYVAELPEVTFIGHSHLCRAFAIGNGEVNDVVAQKFVLRKGYKYIVSVGSVGQPRDYDNRACFVICDTDARTVEYLRVEYDIETSAQKIFDADLALNFGKRLFLGV
- a CDS encoding TIGR02266 family protein, with the protein product MSENRKHARVGTHLRCWCEGENVTLYARIANLSEGGLFVRTSTPLAAGTRTQVRLTQQATDTQLQAQATVVWLRQDEQPAGRPPGMGLRFEALDADALTSLRRIISQQQLLPL
- a CDS encoding PfkB family carbohydrate kinase; translated protein: MSLLVVGSIALDSLETPFGKKEDVLGGSATYFSTSASFFSPVQLVAVIGEDFPEAHLQFLRGRGIDLEGLTREAGRTFRWKGKYGWELNEAQTLDTQLNVFESFSPNLPAAYRETPYVFLGNIHPELQSRVLDQVKAPKLVAADTMNFWIQGSRPALLKTLQRVNLLFINDAEARQLSGEHNVVKAARAILAMGPTRVVIKRGEHGALLFDQDHIFACPAFPLSEVFDPTGAGDTFAGGFMGTLASSGGGKVDQQVLRKAMVMGSVMASFTVEKFSLERLREVQRPEIHARFAEFKKLTHFDDLGPLGG
- a CDS encoding MlaD family protein — encoded protein: MKKLVTPFRVGLLVLAAGAFLITFVLFAKKGGLSDRDSTQVWAYFRDASGLAVRGRVQIAGIPVGEISDISLEGTRAKVWLKIRKGVDLRQDAAVTKRSESLLGDYLLDLNPGTEQAPELENGGQIRRVVDTQGVEAVFESLSQITSDIQQVTGALREVLGGEKGAGSLERIVENLVRLSDSVDATVRRNTDRLDTIMANVEGVSSDVRAITQGNGAEVTRIVTNVERITQDVREVLGTVKNIVGSGEGEFKESVSSLKQTLGRLDSTLANLEEITTKVKNGEGAAGALLTDEQLGQRLTEAVTDVSEYATRLSTLQTEVTLFSSYLVAQGAAKNGLSLKLIPKPDKYYLLELIDDPRGSVSTQVVQTNPPSEGDPVIQTQKVTKDSFKLSLQFAKRYYFTTLRVGLIESTGGVGADLHFFNDALMLKLDAFNFTADELRYPRLRATLRANAFDHLFVMAGMDDILNARQRDATTRRLLAGRDYFFGAGFFFTDDDLKALISTTGIPSL
- a CDS encoding ABC transporter ATP-binding protein, with the translated sequence MIDIVDLHKTFSGNKVLTGINLTVPAGSTCVILGGSGSGKTVLMKHMIGLLKPDSGQVIIDGQDIVPMSVEGLQQVRRSFGMVFQAAALFDSMTVFENVAFPLRQHTHLSEDAIREQVRKRLDLMGLKRTVEDRFPADLSGGMRKRVGLARAVVLDPKVVLYDEPTTGLDPITTDSVDDMILTAQKELGVTSVVISHDIASAFNVANQIAFLSKGVIVEHGPPEQLRASTHPAVQVFLQTWFGKN